One window of Branchiostoma lanceolatum isolate klBraLanc5 chromosome 6, klBraLanc5.hap2, whole genome shotgun sequence genomic DNA carries:
- the LOC136437491 gene encoding serine/threonine-protein kinase par-1-like, giving the protein MALSTRYFVNSDVRYLHAKKRVWRSSYSFEDWLFFRSKFHLDVKKSAGQNNQVRTWTSMKQFTKWLFTTDKGEDVRFVANVFVQKTAAKSAEDFEWPGGDGASRPQSPVVPYTDAVQSDTRDAYPAPDLPHLPEETYDTSSTVSSSPTSEADDTSSTLPSSVASETDDTISTASSSLTTVTQLSAGSVSSWTVSSITNPSSSSAGTETLTDPTLPVKKTGIPRWMLCDLQAAAEQRGYRINLVEGYMKGGYGCVLFGDITAKRLVRHKQVMDAAIHNGHSKVAYKLMQHSFVVEGKTVRDQYQWSAIKSELQVLNRTRVKPHPNLLNLYDTWVNNHIAILVCPKAESVDLSYYIAEQKPCVCLPQLDCSCTSGLPESVARALFSQIINGLKYLHGRGIYHRDLKTENVLLDRFYKVKICDFGLAIKYRRPLGHFKICRDRVGTHPNICPEALRGHRYSPKQADLFAMGTLLHHLTVGRRFYNVPCHETDNAQTKAIFKQMHRWRGRPPISQEFVSSELAKLIYALTNEEGNRRPKLKAVRKSSWLLDKETTPPYLMDVVCAAHCRKVLTIKLGKVKDPEKLQRIRQLLTSMGTGEKPLKGGASEKEGDTDNIEDGHSRTHAGSSNHHL; this is encoded by the exons AACAACCAGGTGAGGACCTGGACCTCCATGAAACAATTCACCAAATGGTTGTTTACTACTGACAAGGGGGAGGATGTTCGTTTCGTGGCCAACGTCTTCGTGCAGAAGACAGCTGCCAAGTCTGCGGAGGATTTCGAGTGGCCGGGAGGAGACGGGGCGAGCCGACCCCAAAGCCCCGTGGTGCCGTACACCGATGCTGTCCAATCTGACACACGAGACGCATACCCAGCGCCCGACCTGCCTCATCTGCCGGAGGAAACCTATGACACCAGCTCCACGGTTTCCTCCTCCCCAACATCGGAGGCCGATGACACCAGCTCCACGTTGCCCTCCTCAGTAGCATCGGAAACCGATGACACCATCTCCACGGCTTCCTCCTCCCTAACAACGGTGACACAGCTCAGTGCAGGGTCTGTCTCCTCCTGGACGGTGTCAAGCATCACCAACCCGTCTTCGTCTTCAGCAGGCACAG AGACCCTGACTGACCCTACCCTACCAGTGAAGA agACAGGCATCCCCAGGTGGATGTTGTGCGATCTCCAAGCTGCAGCCGAGCAGAGGGGGTACAGAATCAACCTTGTGGAAGGGTACATGAAAGGTGGATATGGCTGTGTACTTTTCGGAGACATCACCGCTAAGCGCCTCGTGCGGCACAAGCAAGTAATGGATGCTGCCATTCACAACGGTCATTCCAAG GTTGCCTACAAACTTATGCAACACAGCTTCGTTGTCGAAGGGAAGACTGTACGAGATCAATATCAGTGGTCGGCCATAAAGTCGGAACTTCAAGTCCTGAACAGGACGAGGGTCAAACCCCACCCCAATCTG CTCAACTTGTACGATACGTGGGTCAACAACCATATTGCCATCTTGGTCTGCCCGAAAGCAGAAAGCGTCGACTTATCGTACTACATTGCAGAGCAGAAACCATGTGTGTGCCTTCCCCAGCTTGACTGCAGCTGCACAAGTGGCCTACCGGAGAGTGTTGCCAGGGCTCTCTTTTCACAGATAATAAACGGCCTGAAATACCTCCATGGTCGAGGCATATACCACAG AGATCTGAAGACAGAGAACGTACTGTTGGACCGATTTTACAAAGTCAAAATTTGTG ACTTTGGGCTGGCTATCAAGTACAGACGACCTCTTGGGCACTTCAAGATCTGCAGGGACCGTGTTGGGACTCACCCAAACATCTGCCCAGAGGCGTTGCGGGGTCATCGTTACTCCCCGAAGCAGGCTGATCTCTTTGCCAT GGGTACGTTGTTACACCACCTGACGGTAGGACGAAGGTTCTACAACGTGCCGTGCCATGAGACAGATAACGCCCAGACCAAAGCAATCTTTAAACAGATGCACAGGTGGAGAGGCCGACCCCCCATCAGCCAGGAGTTTGTCTCCTCGG AGTTAGCTAAACTTATCTATGCCCTCACTAACGAGGAGGGAAACAGGCGGCCCAAGCTGAAGGCTGTCAGAAAGTCTTCATGGCTCCTGGACAAGGAGACAACTCCCCCCTACCTGATGGACGTTGTCTGCGCTGCACATTGCCGGAAAGTCCTTACGATCAAGCTGGGGAAAGTAAAAGATCCGGAGAAGTTGCAAAGGATTAGGCAGCTCCTTACCTCCATGGGCACTGGAGAAAAGCCTCTTAAAGGCGGCGCATCAGAAAAAGAGGGAGACACTGACAACATCGAGGACGGACACAGCCGCACCCATGCTGGATCGTCCAATCATCACTTGTAA
- the LOC136436779 gene encoding uncharacterized protein, translated as MDTKTQSHQKEKKIIKTSSSYTTNIGLDSMSVSLSSLEVYTPDWKALSCDNTSPQPRHLTREDDGQDQSPGEWCRVGNQTTNNGVSLPFIGYGKGDLSDAALNHSTFLTGTWAQNYHSYS; from the exons ATGGACACAAAAACCCAAAGccatcaaaaagaaaaaaaaatcattaagacATCATCAAGCTACACAACAAATATTGGCCTGGACAGTATGAGTGTGTCACTGAGTTCTCTTGAAGTGTACACCCCTGACTGGAAGGCACTGAGTTGTGACAACACGTCACCACAGCCTAGACATCTGACCAGAGAGGACGATGGACAGGACCAATCACCCGGTGAGTGGTGTAGGGTAGGGAACCAAACTACAAACAATG GTGTCAGCCTCCCTTTCATAGGATATGGGAAAGGTGATCTGTCTGATGCTGCCCTTAATCACTCAACATTCCTGACGGGGACATGGGCACAGAATTACCACAG CTACAGCTAG
- the LOC136436778 gene encoding PDZ domain-containing protein 11-like — MMIMAERKIRVMLPQYEHPPPWIPPEEQARHPDYSSDLTPALPRSLKIRRDPETNQLGFVARGGKDFGTGIFISQVEPGTDAENQGLKEGDQILSANGFDFEEMDHKAAVGVMASAQQLQLNVKYFPYAYNQMIRRTEAYGTEIQDNRQEHTDPQSTQSSPEQISTKKKSSRKKPQL; from the exons ATGATGATAATGGCAGAGAGGAAGATCAGAGTGATGCTGCCCCAGTACGAGCACCCCCCACCATGGATACCACCGGAAGAG CAAGCTCGCCACCCTGACTACAGCAGTGACCTGACCCCTGCCCTGCCAAGGTCACTCAAGATCAGGAGAGACCCAGAGACTAATCAG ttgGGCTTTGTTGCCAGAGGAGGGAAAGACTTTGGAACAGGCATCTTCATCTCACAG GTGGAACCTGGGACTGATGCTGAAAATCAAGGACTGAAGGAGGGAGATCAG ATCTTGTCTGCAAATGGCTTTGACTTTGAAGAGATGGACCACAAAGCA GCAGTGGGAGTGATGGCATCTGCACAACAGCTACAGCTGAATGTCAAGTACTTCCCTTACG CCTATAATCAAATGATAAGACGGACCGAGGCCTACGGCACAGAGATCCAAGACAACAGGCAAGAACACACAGACCCACAATCAACACAATCATCCCCAGAACAGATATCAACAAAAAAGAAGTCCAGCCGTAAAAAGCCCCAACTTTGA
- the LOC136436777 gene encoding apoptotic protease-activating factor 1-like gives MDERARSSLLVNRVSIIKDLKVQHVVNPLLSAKVLTMDDEEEILAETTSKKRAAKLLDILPSRGNLAFISFYKSLQDQYSHLAELLAKDLPTSDRVEKIQNGGKRKMSTIDVETVLVEGGVPPRPRVFIKRPAQSQQIRNALQQLKDEPGWVVVHGMGGSGKSVLAAEVVRDQELLEECFPGGVFWVSIGQVDKPMLLMKMQNLCSLLDKEHQAPPRNAEEAKDRLRLLFTHQHPRALLILDDVWTARDAKMFDVRCRTMVTTRDSSVTDAVRGNISMVPIKEGFSKEQSDEVLATWTETKVSDLPPEAGQIYTECGGHPLAICMIGALLKDHPNRWQYYLKHLQNRKMSKFKKTLPYEYQSLAEAIAISVDHLDAEIRDLYQQFAVFDNDTLVPTQVLSILWAEEMEFVEDTMDELCKKSLAFQSWDEKQKTFVYSVHDLQLDYLKEQCDDMQSLHATLVSRYEKVCKGEFHTLQDDGYIHWHMEDHLAASGRVSDLCSILSSLDWVGSKVKITGPSFLVEQYVKHGKILCQNRGQQLRDFESFLRTNLHRFFEDPFPDIVQLGLSQYSQSEVYKQALSRATQKDNYYFVWSGKDTVKDPTQLTVKVHIGGVHFAKFSPDGNQVASCGEDCSIKVWDAHTGQVQLTLEGHRDVVYCCGFSPDGATIVSCAADRLIHVWNAATGKLMHTFHAFKRVTPCGTPTRTPSFGSGRRRLVDPPLLPRSRDPSPTSMFPVFSVKYSPDGTKLVCCSGEGLVKILDSISGAELHTFTAHTDSVRCCDISTDGSLVVSASTDGTAVVWNTKSAEQITTYNEHNRSALTACSFKPESHVVASSAEYQIHVWEATTAEKLGICKAHKSTFIQHCCFSPDGSLIAGGLSNFSIHLWDAESMECVAMHYGHTMWVYCVAFSPNGKQLLSSSEDEKVILWDVEDAKRIDYMGLKRDFDVNFDADPFVIVAPDNNDTLRVMKGNQAEVLHQSDVSFAKSRIRACCICPSGDKVAYGCEDGVVKLLHFTPTGMKSRELVGHNEAVRCCIFSRDGRVLITGGDDSKVLIWELQNKTSIECVGHRDSVRHLKVFSPKRKKFLTASYDGSIKVWDMMWGMLEFSCEDENEQWVLSCDLSPDESKIASTSVDRVVRIWDAKDGALLRKFTGHVDCIRSCAFTLDSSILATGDDEGYVKVWDVEKGEEISTCDHHSGGGVWVRGLQFSSDGKQLVSAANNVKWWTVEGELLQTFHIKGSFVKSLQASKDFKTFVTIDSSGFLYILNLVEKK, from the coding sequence ATGGACGAGCGAGCGCGCAGCAGCCTGCTGGTGAATCGGGTGTCAATCATTAAGGACCTGAAAGTGCAACACGTCGTCAACCCCCTTCTCAGTGCCAAGGTCCTGACTATGGACGATGAGGAAGAAATCCTTGCAGAAACTACATCCAAAAAACGTGCAGCAAAACTCCTAGACATCCTCCCTTCTCGTGGGAACCTCGCTTTCATTTCTTTCTACAAGTCACTCCAGGATCAGTACTCACACCTGGCTGAACTCTTAGCAAAAGATCTCCCCACTAGCGATAGGGTTGAAAAGATTCAAAATGGGGGGAAACGTAAGATGAGCACCATCGATGTAGAGACAGTGTTGGTTGAAGGAGGGGTGCCACCCAGGCCCCGTGTGTTCATCAAAAGGCCGGCGCAGTCGCAGCAAATCCGTAATGCTCTTCAGCAGCTGAAAGACGAGCCAGGATGGGTGGTCGTGCACGGTATGGGGGGTTCTGGGAAGTCAGTTCTAGCAGCAGAAGTAGTGAGAGACCAAGAGCTTTTAGAAGAATGCTTCCCAGGAGGCGTTTTCTGGGTGTCCATAGGACAGGTAGATAAACCAATGCTGCTGATGAAGATGCAAAACTTATGTTCGCTGTTAGATAAGGAGCATCAAGCTCCGCCTCGAAATGCAGAAGAAGCCAAAGACAGGCTGCGGCTTCTTTTCACCCACCAACATCCAAGGGCCCTACTGATCCTAGACGACGTGTGGACAGCCAGGGATGCCAAGATGTTTGACGTTCGCTGTCGCACGATGGTCACCACCAGGGACTCCAGCGTCACAGATGCAGTGAGAGGAAACATAAGCATGGTCCCCATCAAAGAAGGCTTCAGCAAGGAGCAGTCAGACGAGGTCCTGGCCACGTGGACAGAGACCAAAGTGTCCGACCTCCCGCCAGAAGCTGGCCAGATCTATACAGAGTGTGGGGGTCACCCCCTGGCAATCTGCATGATAGGTGCTCTGCTGAAGGACCACCCCAACAGATGGCAGTATTACCTGAAACATCTACAGAACAGGAAGATGAGCAAGTTTAAGAAGACACTCCCCTACGAGTACCAGTCCCTCGCTGAAGCCATCGCCATCAGTGTCGACCATCTTGACGCAGAAATCCGTGATCTGTACCAACAGTTTGCCGTGTTCGACAATGACACCTTGGTTCCTACTCAGGTACTCAGCATTCTATGGGCTGAAGAGATGGAATTTGTAGAGGACACAATGGATGAACTGTGTAAAAAATCTCTAGCCTTTCAAAGTTGGGACGAGAAGCAAAAAACGTTTGTGTACTCTGTACACGACCTTCAGTTGGACTATCTGAAAGAGCAGTGTGACGACATGCAGTCTCTACATGCAACACTAGTCAGCAGGTATGAGAAAGTCTGCAAAGGGGAGTTCCACACTCTACAGGATGATGGGTATATCCACTGGCACATGGAGGATCACCTGGCAGCATCAGGCAGGGTCAGTGACCTTTGTAGCATCCTGTCTAGCCTGGATTGggtagggtcaaaggtcaaaatcaCAGGTCCATCCTTCCTTGTTGAACAGTACGTTAAGCATGGGAAAATTCTCTGTCAGAACCGTGGACAGCAACTGCGAGACTTTGAGAGCTTCCTTCGCACCAACCTACACCGGTTCTTTGAAGACCCCTTCCCCGACATTGTCCAGCTCGGGTTAAGCCAGTACAGCCAGTCTGAGGTGTACAAGCAAGCCCTCTCACGTGCCACCCAGAAGGACAACTACTACTTTGTTTGGAGTGGGAAGGACACAGTGAAAGATCCCACCCAGCTGACTGTGAAGGTCCACATTGGCGGCGTGCACTTTGCCAAGTTCTCGCCAGACGGTAACCAGGTGGCCTCTTGTGGGGAGGACTGCAGTATCAAAGTATGGGATGCCCACACAGGACAGGTGCAGCTGACCTTAGAGGGCCACAGAGATGTGGTGTACTGCTGTGGATTTTCCCCCGACGGGGCCACCATAGTGTCCTGCGCTGCAGATCGATTGATCCACGTGTGGAATGCTGCTACCGGCAAGTTAATGCACACGTTTCATGCTTTCAAACGCGTCACGCCCTGTGGAACGCCGACACGTACACCCTCCTTTGGTTCTGGCAGACGCAGGCTTGTTGACCCGCCACTGTTGCCCCGATCGCGAGACCCGAGCCCCACTTCGATGTTCCCCGTGTTTTCTGTCAAGTATTCTCCGGACGGCACCAAGCTGGTATGCTGCTCGGGGGAGGGTTTGGTGAAGATTCTGGACAGCATTAGTGGTGCAGAACTCCACACATTCACAGCTCACACAGACTCAGTCAGATGCTGTGACATCTCCACAGATGGAAGCCTTGTTGTTTCAGCTTCCACAGACGGCACAGCTGTAGTGTGGAACACAAAATCAGCCGAACAGATAACAACTTACAACGAACACAACAGATCAGCTTTAACGGCATGCAGCTTTAAGCCTGAGAGTCACGTGGTGGCGTCAAGTGCTGAATACCAGATTCACGTGTGGGAAGCAACGACAGCAGAAAAGTTAGGAATCTGTAAAGCCCACAAATCAACCTTCATTCAGCACTGCTGTTTCTCCCCTGATGGTAGCCTCATAGCTGGCGGCTTGTCAAACTTCTCCATTCACTTGTGGGATGCAGAGAGCATGGAGTGTGTAGCCATGCACTACGGTCACACCATGTGGGTATACTGTGTTGCCTTCTCTCCAAATGGAAAGCAACTGCTGTCATCATCTGAAGATGAAAAAGTCATCCTCTGGGACGTTGAGGATGCAAAAAGAATTGACTACATGGGCTTGAAACGCGACTTTGATGTGAACTTTGACGCGGATCCATTCGTGATTGTAGCCCCAGATAACAACGACACGCTTCGTGTGATGAAGGGAAACCAGGCTGAAGTATTGCACCAGTCTGACGTTTCTTTCGCAAAGTCGCGGATCAGGGCATGCTGCATTTGCCCCAGTGGAGACAAGGTGGCATACGGCTGTGAGGACGGAGTCGTCAAGCTTCTCCACTTCACACCAACAGGAATGAAGTCACGTGAGCTGGTAGGCCACAACGAAGCAGTGAGGTGCTGCATCTTTTCCCGAGACGGCCGAGTCCTGATCACAGGAGGCGACGACAGTAAGGTCCTGATCTGGGAACTACAGAACAAGACTTCCATCGAGTGTGTTGGGCACAGGGATTCAGTCAGGCACCTCAAAGTCTTCAGCCCAAAGCGTAAGAAATTCCTGACTGCATCCTATGACGGGAGCATCAAGGTCTGGGACATGATGTGGGGCATGCTGGAATTCTCTTGCGAAGATGAAAATGAACAGTGGGTGCTATCGTGTGACCTGTCACCCGACGAGTCAAAGATAGCATCCACATCTGTTGATCGCGTTGTCCGCATCTGGGACGCGAAAGATGGAGCACTGTTGCGTAAGTTCACGGGACATGTGGACTGCATCCGCAGCTGTGCCTTCACCCTGGACAGTTCAATCTTGGCAACCGGCGATGACGAGGGTTATGTGAAGGTTTGGGACGTGGAAAAGGGGGAAGAAATCAGCACCTGTGATCACCATTCTGGGGGTGGAGTGTGGGTGAGAGGCCTGCAGTTCTCCAGCGATGGAAAACAGCTAGTTTCTGCAGCCAACAACGTGAAGTGGTGGACGGTAGAGGGAGAACTGCTGCAGACATTCCACATCAAGGGCAGCTTCGTGAAATCTCTGCAGGCATCCAAAGACTTCAAAACATTTGTGACTATCGACAGCTCAGGCTTCCTGTACATCCTGAACTTGGTAGAGAAAAAGTGA
- the LOC136436781 gene encoding small ribosomal subunit protein eS1-like, translating to MAVGKNKRLTKGGKKGAKKKIVDPFTKKDWYDVKAPAMFNIRQIGKTLVTKTTGTKIASEGLKNRVFEVSLADLQNDEVAFRKFKLVVEEVQGRNCLTNFHGMNLTTDKLRSMVKKWQTLIEANVDVRTTDGYLLRLFCIGFTKKRQNQIKKTAYAQHAQIRAIRKKMIEIMTREVSSNDLKEVVNKLIPDSVGKDIEKACQGIYPLHDVYIRKVKVLKKPKFDVGKLMELHGEGSGAVAKPVATTETGEKVDRPEGYEPPIQEAV from the exons ATGGCGGTGGGCAAGAATAAACGTCTCACGAAAGGAGGCAAGAAGGGTGCCAAGAAGAAGAT TGTCGATCCTTTCACAAAGAAGGACTGGTACGATGTCAAGGCACCAGCGATGTTCAACATCCGCCAGATTGGCAAGACTTTGGTCACCAAGACCACCGGAACAA AGATCGCATCTGAGGGTCTGAAGAACCGTGTGTTTGAGGTTTCCTTGGCTGACCTCCAGAACGACGAGGTGGCGTTCCGCAAGTTCAAGTTGGTTGTGGAGGAGGTCCAGGGCCGCAACTGCCTGACCAACTTCCACGGCATGAACCTCACTACGGACAAGCTCAGGTCAATGGTCAAGAAGTGGCAG ACTCTTATCGAGGCCAATGTTGATGTGAGGACGACAGACGGCTACCTGCTGCGTCTCTTTTGCATTGGCTTCACCAAGAAGCGTCAGAACCAGATCAAGAAGACAGCTTATGCCCAGCACGCCCAG ATCCGTGCCATCCGTAAGAAGATGATTGAGATCATGACCAGGGAAGTCTCCAGCAACGACTTGAAGGAGGTGGTGAACAAGCT TATACCAGACAGTGTAGGCAAGGACATCGAGAAGGCCTGCCAGGGAATCTACCCCCTTCACGACGTGTACATCCGCAAGGTCAAGGTTCTCAAGAAGCCCAAGTTTGACG TTGGCAAGCTGATGGAGCTCCATGGAGAGGGCTCAGGTGCCGTGGCCAAGCCTGTTGCCACCACAGAGACAGGGGAGAAGGTGGACAGACCAGAGGGTTACGAACCACCAATCCAAGAGGCCGTCTAA
- the LOC136436783 gene encoding clathrin light chain B-like isoform X1 encodes MADGLGDFDDQPAQQQQEEDPAAAFLAREQDELAGLEDDDVAGLQEETPAAPAPVPSAMDDNLDFLSGGGGDSGGGAADWEGDQGQQQNGDIFGVDQGGPQSNGPVPTPAPRREEPEKIRKWREEQKAMLEKKDAEAERLREEWKKEAADELRKWYAQREEQLEKTKASNRVANKELLKQLEDDALATHTRRSRTSAEEAFREEVAESNPGQEWERVARMCDFNPKSSKGSKDTGRMRSILLHLKQEGLQR; translated from the exons atggcggacggacTCGGTGATTTTGATGATCAGCCTGCACAACAGCAGCAAGAAGAGGACCCCGCGGCCGCCTTCTTGGCCCGGGAGCAAGATGAACTAGCAGGTTTAGAAGATGACGATGTAGCGGGCTTACAAGAGGAGACCCCCGCGGCCCCTGCACCAG tTCCAAGTGCCATGGATGATAACCTGGACTTTCTATCAGGTGGAGGTGGAGACAGCGGTGGCGGGGCGGCAGACTGGGAGGGGGACCAGGGTCAGCAGCAGAACGGAGACATCTTTGGTGTTGACCAGGGAGGG CCCCAGAGTAACGGCCCAGTGCCCACCCCGGCACCCAGACGAGAGGAACCCGAAAAAATCCGCAAGTGGAGAGAAGAGCAGAAGGCTATGCTGGAGAAGAAAG ACGCTGAGGCAGAGCGACTGCGTGAAGAGTGGAAGAAGGAGGCTGCGGATGAACTGAGGAAGTGGTATGCACAGAGGGAGGAACAGCTGGAGAAAACCAAGGCTTCCAACAg GGTTGCAAACAAGGAACTGCTAAAGCAGCTGGAGGATGATGCTCTTGCGACGCACACGCGCCGCAGTCGCAC GTCTGCAGAAGAAGCCTTCCGAGAGGAAGTTGCTGAGTCGAACCCTGGTCAGGAGTGGGAACGTGTGGCACGCATGTGCGACTTCAACCCTAAGAGTTCTAAGGGCAGCAAGGACACAGGGCGCATGAGATCCATCCTTCTTCACTTGAAGCAGGAAGGGCTGCAGCGTTAA
- the LOC136436783 gene encoding clathrin light chain B-like isoform X2 yields the protein MADGLGDFDDQPAQQQQEEDPAAAFLAREQDELAGLEDDDVAGLQEETPAAPAPGGGGDSGGGAADWEGDQGQQQNGDIFGVDQGGPQSNGPVPTPAPRREEPEKIRKWREEQKAMLEKKDAEAERLREEWKKEAADELRKWYAQREEQLEKTKASNRVANKELLKQLEDDALATHTRRSRTSAEEAFREEVAESNPGQEWERVARMCDFNPKSSKGSKDTGRMRSILLHLKQEGLQR from the exons atggcggacggacTCGGTGATTTTGATGATCAGCCTGCACAACAGCAGCAAGAAGAGGACCCCGCGGCCGCCTTCTTGGCCCGGGAGCAAGATGAACTAGCAGGTTTAGAAGATGACGATGTAGCGGGCTTACAAGAGGAGACCCCCGCGGCCCCTGCACCAG GTGGAGGTGGAGACAGCGGTGGCGGGGCGGCAGACTGGGAGGGGGACCAGGGTCAGCAGCAGAACGGAGACATCTTTGGTGTTGACCAGGGAGGG CCCCAGAGTAACGGCCCAGTGCCCACCCCGGCACCCAGACGAGAGGAACCCGAAAAAATCCGCAAGTGGAGAGAAGAGCAGAAGGCTATGCTGGAGAAGAAAG ACGCTGAGGCAGAGCGACTGCGTGAAGAGTGGAAGAAGGAGGCTGCGGATGAACTGAGGAAGTGGTATGCACAGAGGGAGGAACAGCTGGAGAAAACCAAGGCTTCCAACAg GGTTGCAAACAAGGAACTGCTAAAGCAGCTGGAGGATGATGCTCTTGCGACGCACACGCGCCGCAGTCGCAC GTCTGCAGAAGAAGCCTTCCGAGAGGAAGTTGCTGAGTCGAACCCTGGTCAGGAGTGGGAACGTGTGGCACGCATGTGCGACTTCAACCCTAAGAGTTCTAAGGGCAGCAAGGACACAGGGCGCATGAGATCCATCCTTCTTCACTTGAAGCAGGAAGGGCTGCAGCGTTAA
- the LOC136436783 gene encoding clathrin light chain A-like isoform X4, with protein sequence MADGLGDFDDQPAQQQQEEDPAAAFLAREQDELAGLEDDDVAGLQEETPAAPAPGGGGDSGGGAADWEGDQGQQQNGDIFGVDQGGPQSNGPVPTPAPRREEPEKIRKWREEQKAMLEKKDAEAERLREEWKKEAADELRKWYAQREEQLEKTKASNRSAEEAFREEVAESNPGQEWERVARMCDFNPKSSKGSKDTGRMRSILLHLKQEGLQR encoded by the exons atggcggacggacTCGGTGATTTTGATGATCAGCCTGCACAACAGCAGCAAGAAGAGGACCCCGCGGCCGCCTTCTTGGCCCGGGAGCAAGATGAACTAGCAGGTTTAGAAGATGACGATGTAGCGGGCTTACAAGAGGAGACCCCCGCGGCCCCTGCACCAG GTGGAGGTGGAGACAGCGGTGGCGGGGCGGCAGACTGGGAGGGGGACCAGGGTCAGCAGCAGAACGGAGACATCTTTGGTGTTGACCAGGGAGGG CCCCAGAGTAACGGCCCAGTGCCCACCCCGGCACCCAGACGAGAGGAACCCGAAAAAATCCGCAAGTGGAGAGAAGAGCAGAAGGCTATGCTGGAGAAGAAAG ACGCTGAGGCAGAGCGACTGCGTGAAGAGTGGAAGAAGGAGGCTGCGGATGAACTGAGGAAGTGGTATGCACAGAGGGAGGAACAGCTGGAGAAAACCAAGGCTTCCAACAg GTCTGCAGAAGAAGCCTTCCGAGAGGAAGTTGCTGAGTCGAACCCTGGTCAGGAGTGGGAACGTGTGGCACGCATGTGCGACTTCAACCCTAAGAGTTCTAAGGGCAGCAAGGACACAGGGCGCATGAGATCCATCCTTCTTCACTTGAAGCAGGAAGGGCTGCAGCGTTAA
- the LOC136436783 gene encoding clathrin light chain-like isoform X3, producing the protein MADGLGDFDDQPAQQQQEEDPAAAFLAREQDELAGLEDDDVAGLQEETPAAPAPVPSAMDDNLDFLSGGGGDSGGGAADWEGDQGQQQNGDIFGVDQGGPQSNGPVPTPAPRREEPEKIRKWREEQKAMLEKKDAEAERLREEWKKEAADELRKWYAQREEQLEKTKASNRSAEEAFREEVAESNPGQEWERVARMCDFNPKSSKGSKDTGRMRSILLHLKQEGLQR; encoded by the exons atggcggacggacTCGGTGATTTTGATGATCAGCCTGCACAACAGCAGCAAGAAGAGGACCCCGCGGCCGCCTTCTTGGCCCGGGAGCAAGATGAACTAGCAGGTTTAGAAGATGACGATGTAGCGGGCTTACAAGAGGAGACCCCCGCGGCCCCTGCACCAG tTCCAAGTGCCATGGATGATAACCTGGACTTTCTATCAGGTGGAGGTGGAGACAGCGGTGGCGGGGCGGCAGACTGGGAGGGGGACCAGGGTCAGCAGCAGAACGGAGACATCTTTGGTGTTGACCAGGGAGGG CCCCAGAGTAACGGCCCAGTGCCCACCCCGGCACCCAGACGAGAGGAACCCGAAAAAATCCGCAAGTGGAGAGAAGAGCAGAAGGCTATGCTGGAGAAGAAAG ACGCTGAGGCAGAGCGACTGCGTGAAGAGTGGAAGAAGGAGGCTGCGGATGAACTGAGGAAGTGGTATGCACAGAGGGAGGAACAGCTGGAGAAAACCAAGGCTTCCAACAg GTCTGCAGAAGAAGCCTTCCGAGAGGAAGTTGCTGAGTCGAACCCTGGTCAGGAGTGGGAACGTGTGGCACGCATGTGCGACTTCAACCCTAAGAGTTCTAAGGGCAGCAAGGACACAGGGCGCATGAGATCCATCCTTCTTCACTTGAAGCAGGAAGGGCTGCAGCGTTAA